A genomic stretch from Setaria italica strain Yugu1 chromosome VII, Setaria_italica_v2.0, whole genome shotgun sequence includes:
- the LOC101763599 gene encoding FT-interacting protein 1, protein MPRSNIGFAVSAASASTVRVRGCRRDLGAGVGAAAIAAAAAGSRRTRSVGDGAVPFGRRGHYQLRFEDMMLRLKLVVEVVSANGLSDRQELLNPFVQLHFAGQSYTTSIKRMVRCPVWSERTTFDVLDKQRLPSLTLEASVYNAIDGCQVFLGKVRLSGATFSESTDEVIKDYQLKGGLFKRSKGVLLLRVFLKNEAPVSQVIRPPVPRRPLQVPVDAVPKEIQPKFEDGMIVWRTHYLFVRVVKARCLPNVDIDEKPDPYVEVNAGNLRGITKFAHEEQNPEWNSTFAFSKRQLDSAQVTRIYAVIYDGVTFGFIGLVSFDLNDVPLRSQNDKPVVPQWHRLIDESGRTTQGELMLSVWRGTQADEAFSESWKSDWLEASVTARPHIVPKVYNLPRLWCLRVHINEFKCISLASGTKFVEAWVKVVVGCQHKRTKIVKKPLAHYVWDEELTFVAAEPFEDGLQISVYAHLVPRIGEVIGQTVIPLETVQRQVGGLSTGLERQWLDLQIPPNASDSDGGGVELTVSSCRINLTTCLDGGYGAQYGFGEYTKDLRLAAEKTSNPPVVGLFELGILGAQGLPPIRRGNGRFSLHPYCVAKYGRKWVRTRTIINNCHPSFNEQYSWDVYDTATVLTIGLFDNGLVEESSSGKYKDVSIGKVRIRLSNLQPGRIYSHGYPLLILQPAGVKKLGELYLSVRFTTRSLVNTVRMYASPNLPTMHYEDPLSVILKDNLELPAIQIVTSRLSRMEPPLSKEAVEYMFDVQSNFWSWRKSRVNWNRIMSVLSIFNTFWRLFSYICSWQNPAVTLLAHAVFLLALAFHQFILPSALLYIFLITIWNYRCRPSYPSHADIKISLADTVHPDELDEEFDTFPTSRTIDLVMMRYDRLRSIAGRIQAVMGDVASCGERITSLTTWRDPTATAIFGFFTLAAAIMLFFTPWKILVAIAGAYTMRHPKLWRKTPSFVRNFYQRLPQKTDSLL, encoded by the exons ATGCCGCGAAGCAACATCGGCTTCGCGGTTTCCGCTGCGAGCGCATCCACCGTTCGAGTAAGGGGATGCCGGCGAGATCTGGGCGCAGGCGTCGGCGCGGCTGCaatcgcggccgcggcggcagggAGCAGGCGAACGAGGTCTGTCGGCGATGGCGCCGTGCCATTCGGCCGTCGAG GCCACTACCAGCTCAGATTTGAAGATATGATGTTGAGGCTTAAACTGGTCGTGGAGGTTGTAAGTGCCAATGGCCTTTCGGACCGCCAAGAGCTACTGAATCCATTTGTTCAGCTTCATTTTGCTGGGCAAAGTTACACTACATCGATCAAAAGGATGGTTCGCTGCCCTGTATGGTCAGAGAGGACCACTTTTGATGTGCTGGACAAACAAAGGCTTCCTTCTCTTACTCTTGAAGCTTCTGTCTACAATGCCATTGATGGCTGCCAGGTTTTCCTTGGCAAGGTCCGGCTTTCTGGGGCTACCTTCTCTGAATCAACTGATGAAGTCATCAAAGACTATCAGCTGAAGGGTGGACTATTCAAGCGATCAAAGGGAGTGCTACTTCTTAGAGTATTTCTGAAAAATGAAGCCCCTGTATCACAAGTTATTCGCCCTCCAGTTCCGCGACGACCCCTGCAGGTTCCTGTGGATGCTGTACCAAAGGAAATTCAGCCTAAGTTTGAAGATGGGATGATTGTTTGGCGTACACATTACTTGTTTGTACGTGTGGTTAAGGCTCGTTGCTTGCCTAATGTGGACATCGACGAAAAACCCGATCCCTATGTAGAGGTAAATGCTGGTAACCTTAGAGGCATCACCAAGTTTGCCCACGAGGAGCAGAATCCAGAGTGGAACTCAACTTTTGCCTTCTCCAAACGCCAGTTGGACAGTGCCCAAGTAACTAGAATCTATGCTGTTATCTATGATGGGGTAACATTTGGTTTTATTGGGTTGGTGTCATTTGACCTAAATGATGTTCCTTTGCGTTCCCAAAATGACAAACCAGTGGTACCACAGTGGCACCGTCTTATTGACGAAAGCGGAAGGACAACTCAAGGCGAGTTGATGCTTTCAGTTTGGAGGGGCACGCAGGCTGATGAGGCATTCAGTGAGTCATGGAAGTCTGATTGGTTAGAGGCAAGTGTGACTGCAAGACCCCACATTGTGCCCAAAGTGTATAATTTGCCAAGGCTGTGGTGTCTGCGTGTCCATATAAACGAGTTTAAATGTATTTCACTCGCTTCTGGAACCAAATTTGTAGAGGCATGGGTCAAAGTGGTGGTAGGTTGTCAGCATAAGAGGACGAAGATAGTGAAGAAGCCACTAGCCCATTATGTCTGGGATGAAGAACTGACATTTGTTGCTGCAGAACCATTTGAGGATGGCCTTCAAATTTCTGTCTACGCACATCTAGTGCCTCGCATAGGCGAGGTTATTGGTCAAACTGTCATACCCTTGGAAACAGTTCAGCGTCAAGTTGGGGGTCTCTCTACTGGACTTGAGAGGCAATGGCTTGATCTTCAAATTCCACCCAATGCATCAGATTCCGATGGTGGTGGGGTTGAGTTGACTGTGTCATCGTGCCGGATTAATCTCACTACCTGCCTCGATGGTGGATATGGTGCCCAGTATGGCTTTGGAGAGTACACAAAGGACTTGAGACTAGCAGCTGAGAAAACCTCAAATCCTCCAGTTGTTGGCTTGTTTGAACTTGGCATTCTTGGAGCTCAGGGCCTCCCTCCTATCAGAAGAGGAAATGGGAGATTTTCGCTGCATCCATATTGTGTGGCAAAATATGGCCGGAAGTGGGTACGAACTCGTACCATCATCAACAACTGCCATCCTTCATTCAATGAGCAGTACTCATGGGATGTGTACGATACAGCAACCGTCCTGACCATTGGACTGTTTGATAATGGCCTGGTGGAAGAGTCTAGTTCAGGCAAGTACAAGGATGTCAGCATTGGAAAAGTACGGATACGCCTTTCCAATCTCCAACCTGGCCGGATCTATTCTCATGGGTACCCTCTTCTCATCCTACAGCCTGCAGGGGTGAAGAAATTGGGTGAACTGTACCTATCAGTAAGATTTACCACAAGATCATTAGTAAACACCGTGCGTATGTATGCATCCCCCAATCTACCAACAATGCACTATGAGGACCCTCTTTCAGTGATCCTGAAAGACAATTTGGAGCTCCCTGCTATCCAGATTGTCACATCCCGACTGAGCCGGATGGAACCACCCCTAAGCAAGGAAGCCGTGGAATACATGTTTGACGTGCAAAGCAACTTTTGGAGCTGGAGGAAAAGCAGGGTCAACTGGAACAGAATCATGTCAGTCCTCTCAATCTTCAACACATTTTGGAGATTGTTTTCCTATATTTGTTCATGGCAGAATCCTGCAGTCACTTTGCTGGCCCATGCTGTTTTCCTCCTAGCTCTTGCGTTTCATCAGTTCATACTCCCATCAGCGCTCTTATATATCTTCTTGATTACAATATGGAACTACCGGTGTCGGCCAAGTTATCCTTCGCACGCTGATATCAAGATATCTTTAGCAGACACAGTACACCCAGATGAGCTCGACGAGGAATTTGATACCTTCCCTACTTCTCGGACCATTGATTTAGTAATGATGAGGTATGATAGACTAAGGAGTATCGCCGGCAGGATACAGGCGGTCATGGGAGACGTGGCATCGTGTGGGGAGAGGATTACTTCATTGACAACATGGAGGGATCCAACGGCAACAGCAATATTTGGGTTCTTTACTTTAGCAGCAGCCATTATGCTCTTCTTTACACCATGGAAAATTCTTGTCGCAATAGCTGGAGCCTACACCATGAGGCACCCCAAGCTTTGGCGGAAGACGCCATCATTTGTCAGGAACTTCTACCAGCGATTGCCACAGAAGACAGACAGTTTGCTCTGA
- the LOC101763998 gene encoding glycine cleavage system H protein, mitochondrial gives MALRLWASSAAKALKLSGARAVAPAFSISRFFSTVHDGLKYTHSHEWVKHHEDGVVTVGITDHAQSHLGEVVFVELPEAGAQVSAGGSFGNVESVKATSDVNSPISGEVVEVNSKLSETPGLINSSPYEDGWMIKVKPSSPGEADGLLDAAKYTKHCEEEDAH, from the exons ATGGCTCTGAGGCTGTGGGCTAGCTCAGCCGCCAAGGCGCTCAAGCTCTCCGGAGCCAGGGCTGTCGCCCCGGCCTTCTCCATCTCCAGATTCTTCTCCACAG TTCATGATGGGTTGAAGTACACTCACTCTCATGAGTGGGTCAAGCACCATGAGGACGGCGTCGTCACGGTTGGCATCACGGACCATGCTCAG AGCCACCTTGGAGAGGTGGTGTTCGTGGAGCTGCCGGAAGCCGGCGCCCAGGTCTCGGCAGGAGGATCCTTCGGCAACGTGGAGAGTGTGAAGGCCACCAGCGACGTCAACTCCCCAATCTCCGGCGAGGTCGTCGAGGTCAACTCCAAGCTCTCGGAGACGCCCGGCCTG ATCAACTCGAGCCCGTACGAGGACGGGTGGATGATCAAGGTGAAGCCGAGCAGCCCTGGGGAGGCGGACGGCCTGCTGGACGCCGCCAAGTACACCAAGCACTGCGAGGAGGAAGACGCTCACTAG
- the LOC101762782 gene encoding ubiquitin fusion degradation protein 1 homolog, protein MYFEGYGYPGSTFEQTYRCYPASFIDKPQLEAGDKIIMPPSALDRLASLHIEYPMLFEVQNAAAERTSHCGVLEFIAEEGMIYMPYWMMQNLLLQEGDMVFIKNANLPKGTYVKLQPHTTDFLDISNPKAILEKTLRNFSCLTTGDSIMVAYNNKKYYIDIVETKPSNAISIIETDCEVDFAPPLDYKEPEPVKPAVPANTEPTTEAPEEPKFTGLGRRLDGKPSKDKDVLASSPAKRQANATNGVQPSTPNTSQGGSSRKTTGKLVFGSGGSRADKAPEKEAKEEPKNEPKFAAFTGKKYSLKG, encoded by the exons ATG TACTTCGAAGGCTATGGCTACCCGGGAAGCACTTTCGAGCAGACATATCGCTGCTACCCTGCATCTTTCATTGACAAG CCACAACTTGAGGCTGGTGACAAAA TTATTATGCCACCATCAGCCCTTGATCGTCTAG CATCTCTGCATATTGAGTATCCTATGCTTTTTGAAGTCCAAAATGCGGCAGCAGAACGGACTTCACATTGTGGTGTTCTGGAGTTCATTGCAGAAGAAGGCATGATCTACATGCCATATTGG ATGATGCAAAATCTTCTTCTGCAAGAAGGAGATATGGTGTTCATAAAAAATGCCAACCTCCCCAAGGGCACATATGTCAAGTTGCAGCCTCATACAACAGACTTTTTGGACATCTCAAACCCCAAAGCAAT CTTGGAGAAAACTTTGAGGAACTTTTCTTGTCTAACCACAGGTGACAGCATTATGGTAGCGTATAATAACAAGAAGTACTACATTGATATAGTGGAGACAAAACCTTCCAATGCTATAAGTATTATTGAGACTGATTGTGAGGTTGACTTTGCTCCACCACTTGACTATAAAGAACCTGAGCCAGTAAAACCTGCTGTTCCTGCAAACACAGAGCCTACTACCG aggcTCCAGAAGAACCAAAGTTCACCGGTTTAGGAAGGCGTCTGGATGGGAAGCCTTCTAAGGATAAAGATGTGCTGGCCTCATCCCCTGCAAAGCGGCAAGCTAATGCAACCAATGGTGTGCAGCCCTCAACACCCAACACGTCACAGGGTGGTTCATCGCGTAAGACCACAGGAAAGCTTGTCTTCGGTTCTGGTGGAAGTCGAGCCGATAAG GCACCTGAGAAGGAAGCGAAGGAGGAACCGAAGAACGAACCGAAATTTGCAGCGTTTACAGGAAAGAAATACTCACTGAAGGGCTGA
- the LOC101763192 gene encoding uncharacterized protein LOC101763192, with protein sequence MAPAEMAATTATSRVEAAGRMPSIEWEPKTLTLDQIKFAREAALYVVSTKTEEEAIRIFTEGLKPVQVAVSKSNSFDSSSDDDVELGCYDAKSRGGSKGGSRRRRSIDKDFATAPF encoded by the exons ATGGCGCCGGCGGAGATGgcagcgacgacggcgacgagcagggtggaggcggcggggcggatgCCGTCCATCGAGTGGGAGCCCAAGACGCTGACGCTCGACCAGATCAAGTTCGCCAGG GAGGCGGCGCTGTACGTGGTGAGCACCaagacggaggaggaggcgatcCGGATCTTCACCGAGGGGCTCAAGCCCGTACAGGTGGCCGTCAGCAAGTCCAACTCCTTCGACTCCTCgtccgacgacgacgtcgagcTCGGCTGCTACGACGCCAAAAGCCGCGGCGGCAGCAAAGGTggtagccgccgccggcgttccATCGACAAGGACTTCGCTACGGCGCCCTTCTAG